A genomic region of Danio aesculapii chromosome 21, fDanAes4.1, whole genome shotgun sequence contains the following coding sequences:
- the gpr185a gene encoding G-protein coupled receptor 12 produces MNDLLQNSSLLNWDVLEGRNASLAPPWEVEPIPVFINPWDVLLCVTGTLMSCENAVVIALIAYTPTLRAPMFVLIGSLAFADLLAGLGLILNFVITYIIDSGLVTLLSAGLLITAFSASVLNILAITVDRYLSLYNALTYHTERTMTFTYVTLILMWIVSAALGSLPVLGWNCLEDESTCSICRPVNKNNAAALAVSFLLIFALILQLYLQICKIAFRHAQQIAVQRQFMTASHASSTTKGVSTLTTILGTFAFCWIPLAMYSLVADTRSPVIYTYLTALPAICHSIINPMIYAFRNPEILRSLRIACCGCMPYSFSVRPRTPSDV; encoded by the coding sequence ATGAATGACCTGCTCCAGAACTCTTCTCTCCTGAACTGGGATGTCCTGGAGGGAAGAAACGCGTCGCTTGCTCCACCCTGGGAGGTGGAGCCAATCCCAGTCTTCATCAACCCATGGGACGTCCTGCTGTGCGTGACGGGAACGCTGATGTCCTGTGAAAACGCAGTGGTCATTGCACTAATTGCCTATACGCCCACGCTGAGAGCGCCTATGTTCGTCCTCATTGGGAGTCTGGCGTTTGCTGACCTCTTGGCCGGCCTGGGTCTAATCCTTAATTTTGTCATAACCTACATAATCGACTCAGGATTGGTTACTTTATTGTCTGCAGGGCTTCTAATCACAGCCTTTTCTGCATCAGTGCTCAACATTTTAGCAATCACCGTAGACCGATACCTATCATTGTATAACGCATTAACGTACCACACCGAACGCACCATGACGTTTACGTACGTCACGCTAATTTTAATGTGGATCGTTAGCGCTGCTCTCGGCTCGCTTCCAGTTTTGGGATGGAATTGTTTGGAAGACGAGAGCACCTGTAGCATTTGTCGACCGGTGAATAAAAACAACGCCGCAGCACTCGCCGTGTCCTTCCTTCTGATTTTCGCTCTCATTCTGCAGCTCTACCTGCAGATTTGTAAGATCGCTTTCCGGCATGCGCAGCAAATCGCAGTTCAGCGCCAATTCATGACTGCATCGCATGCATCTTCCACCACCAAAGGAGTTTCAACATTGACCACCATTTTGGGGACTTTTGCGTTCTGCTGGATCCCTCTTGCCATGTATTCGCTGGTGGCGGACACGCGGTCACCGGTGATTTACACGTACCTCACAGCTCTTCCGGCAATCTGCCACTCCATCATCAACCCTATGATATATGCATTCAGGAACCCGGAGATTCTGCGATCTTTAAGGATTGCTTGTTGTGGATGCATGCCTTATAGTTTCAGCGTGCGACCCAGGACACCCAGCGACGTGTAG